One genomic window of Vagococcus sp. CY52-2 includes the following:
- a CDS encoding DUF4355 domain-containing protein yields the protein MEETEVQEVAVEEVEEKKEASPSKETTQQAKYTDEDVNAIVDKKFAKWQKDLEAKKQEAEKLAKMNAEQKALHEKEQLEKRIAEYEKKENIREMEKEARKMLSEQKIPITDDIVSYFVSEDAESTKKGVEALTAYVNNLQEQWEIARNTGKTPKKVAGNTQTVTVEQFNAMTYSEKAELARNNPEEFNKITGGH from the coding sequence ATGGAAGAAACAGAAGTACAAGAAGTAGCAGTTGAGGAAGTTGAAGAAAAGAAGGAAGCTAGCCCTTCAAAAGAAACAACTCAACAAGCTAAATACACAGATGAAGACGTTAACGCAATTGTAGATAAAAAGTTCGCTAAATGGCAGAAAGATTTAGAAGCTAAGAAACAAGAAGCAGAAAAACTTGCCAAAATGAACGCTGAACAAAAAGCATTACATGAAAAAGAACAATTAGAAAAACGTATTGCTGAATACGAGAAAAAAGAAAATATCAGAGAAATGGAAAAAGAAGCAAGAAAAATGCTATCTGAACAGAAGATTCCGATTACTGATGATATTGTGTCTTATTTTGTTTCAGAGGACGCAGAAAGCACTAAAAAAGGTGTTGAAGCATTAACCGCTTATGTAAATAACTTACAAGAACAGTGGGAAATAGCACGCAACACTGGTAAAACTCCGAAGAAAGTTGCAGGCAATACACAAACAGTTACAGTAGAACAATTTAACGCTATGACTTATTCAGAAAAAGCAGAGTTAGCAAGAAATAATCCAGAAGAATTCAATAAAATTACAGGAGGTCATTAG
- a CDS encoding helix-turn-helix domain-containing protein: MKDTLGDKIKSIRLLNGLSLEGFGMLFTPVADKSNVSRWEKNKAVPTPDRLKTIADLGNVTVDYLMGIDEEKDDMISIPVAEYERLKEAEEKLNSIKEILGGEV, from the coding sequence GTGAAAGATACTTTAGGAGATAAGATAAAAAGTATTAGGTTATTAAATGGATTAAGTTTAGAAGGGTTTGGAATGCTTTTTACACCTGTAGCTGATAAAAGTAATGTTTCAAGATGGGAGAAAAATAAAGCCGTTCCTACTCCAGATAGATTAAAGACTATTGCAGACCTCGGTAACGTAACAGTTGATTATTTAATGGGTATAGACGAAGAAAAAGATGACATGATTTCAATACCTGTCGCAGAATACGAACGACTAAAAGAAGCAGAAGAAAAGTTGAATAGTATAAAAGAGATTTTAGGAGGGGAAGTATGA
- a CDS encoding minor capsid protein — MTKNTRYWSERKMNQNILKDKELVREVNKRMQLLRDDIQKQINAELERYAKRENISTVEARMRADKMDVEAFQRKAKDYVQRRDFSDRANYELKLYNLKMRMSRLELLKANIGLEMISTFDELDKFLRKELSIEGYKELEFQAGILGETIFGDYKKIVEAVVNGTFKNTSFSERIWSYQTELKLELEKLITKQLVGGHNPRVVARELRKTFDVTQSQAYRLIKTESARIQTELQEQSFKEYGVKKYEFISEPTACSICKSLDGSIHDVSKLEAGKNASPMHPNCRCTTAPISDREIKDLQY, encoded by the coding sequence ATGACTAAAAACACACGTTACTGGTCCGAACGTAAGATGAATCAGAACATACTGAAAGATAAAGAACTCGTTAGAGAAGTAAATAAACGCATGCAGTTGCTACGTGACGATATACAGAAACAAATCAACGCAGAATTAGAACGATATGCTAAGCGTGAGAATATCTCAACAGTTGAAGCACGTATGAGAGCCGACAAGATGGACGTAGAAGCGTTTCAACGTAAGGCGAAAGATTATGTTCAACGTAGAGACTTTTCAGATAGAGCAAACTATGAACTGAAGTTATACAACTTAAAAATGAGGATGTCACGACTTGAATTATTAAAAGCTAACATTGGTTTAGAAATGATTTCAACGTTTGATGAGTTAGATAAATTCCTACGTAAAGAATTGTCAATCGAGGGTTACAAAGAGTTAGAATTTCAAGCTGGTATTTTAGGCGAAACAATATTCGGTGATTACAAGAAGATCGTAGAAGCTGTCGTGAACGGAACGTTTAAAAACACATCTTTCAGTGAGCGTATATGGAGCTATCAGACAGAGTTAAAACTAGAGTTAGAGAAGTTGATTACTAAGCAGTTGGTCGGTGGACATAACCCACGTGTAGTTGCTAGAGAGTTAAGGAAAACATTCGATGTTACTCAATCACAAGCGTATCGACTAATCAAAACAGAATCTGCACGAATCCAAACTGAACTGCAAGAGCAATCATTTAAAGAATACGGCGTTAAAAAATACGAGTTTATATCAGAGCCTACTGCTTGTTCGATTTGTAAATCATTGGACGGAAGTATTCACGACGTATCTAAATTAGAGGCTGGAAAGAATGCTTCACCAATGCATCCGAATTGCCGATGTACGACTGCACCGATAAGTGATAGAGAGATTAAAGATTTGCAGTATTGA